The following proteins come from a genomic window of Rissa tridactyla isolate bRisTri1 chromosome 25, bRisTri1.patW.cur.20221130, whole genome shotgun sequence:
- the LOC128901412 gene encoding olfactory receptor 14A16-like, with amino-acid sequence MSNGSSITEFLLLAFTNTRELQLLHFGLFLAIYLAALLGNGLIIIAIACDHHLHTPMYFFLFNLSLLDLGSISTTVPKSMANSPWDTSVISYGGCAAQVFVFSFLMSAELYLLTVMAYDRYVAICKPLHYGTLLGSRACVHMAAAAWGSGLFHALLQTANTFSLPLCQGNAINQFFCEIPQILKLSCSNSCLRAVGLLVVGVFVDFACFLFVLFSYVQIFRVVLRIPSEQGRHKAFSTCLPHLAVVSLFVSTGMFAYLKPPSISLPSLELMMAVLYSVVPPTLNPVIYSMRNKELKDAIRKMISWMLFSCYELPFSLHK; translated from the coding sequence atgtccaacggcagctccatcactgagttcctcctcctggcattcacaaacacgcgggagctgcagctcttgcactttgggctcttcctggccatctacctggctgccctcctgggcaacggcctcatcatcatcgccatcgcctgtgaccaccacctccacacccccatgtacttcttcctgttcaacctctccctcctcgaccttgggtccatctccaccactgtccccaaatccatggccaattcccccTGGGACACCAGCGTTATTTCCTATggaggatgtgctgcccaggtctttgtcttttcctttttgatgtcAGCAGAACTGTaccttctcaccgtcatggcctatgaccgctacgttgccatctgcaaacccctgcactacgggaccctcctgggcagcagagcttgtgtccacatggcagcagctgcctggggcagtggtttGTTCCACGCTCTGCTGCAAACTGCCAACACATTTTCACTACCGCTGTGCCAAGGCAATGCCAtaaaccagttcttctgtgaaatcccccagatcctcaagctctcctgctccaaCTCCTGCCTCAGGgcagttgggcttcttgtggttggtgtcttTGTGGACTTTGCATGTTTCCTTTTCGTTCTTTtctcctatgtgcagatcttcagggtcgtgctgaggatcccctctgagcagggacgccacaaagccttttccacgtgcctccctcacctggctgtggtctccctgtttgtcagcactggtatgtttgcctacctgaagcctccctccatctccttGCCATCACTGGAGCTGATGatggctgttctgtactcggtggtaCCTCCAACTTTGAACCCcgtcatctacagcatgaggaacaaggagctcaaggatgcaATTAGGAAAATGATTTCTTGGATGCTTTTCAGTTGTTACGAACTTCCCTTCTCTCTGCACAAATGA